The sequence CGCTGAAACCTGTGGCGGCAGCGGTGGGACGTGCAATCTAGCTATAAGCGGTAAGCGTTAAGCCATAAGATGTAATGCATTTGCTTACAGCTTATAGCTTACGGCTTACAACTTCTTTTGGGAGGTTAACATGATTGGCAAGGCGATTCGGTTGGAGCGGATAATCAACAGGAAGAGCAGGCGGACAGTCATCGTTCCGATGGATCATGGGATGACCATGGGACCGATCCCCGGCATCACGGACATCAAGGCCACCATAGACAAAGTGGTCGACGGCGGAGCCAATGCCATTATCCTGCACAAGGGGATGGTGGAGGCGGGGCACAGGGGCGGCGGGAAGGATGTGGGCTTGATCATTCACCTGTCGGCATCCACATCCCTGAGCCCGTATCCGAACACAAAGGTGCTGGTGTGCACCGTCGAGGAGGCGCTGTTCCTGGGGGCGGACGCGGTGAGCATCCACCTCAATCTCGGCGACGTTATGGATACCGCCATGATACGCGATGCCGGTGAAGTTTCGAAGGCATGCCGTCGGTGGGGCATGCCGCTTGTCGCCATGATGTATACGCGGGGCGAAAAAATCAAGAACCAGTTCGATGTGAAATACGTGAAGCACGCCGCACGGGTCGGGGCAGAACTCGGGGCCGATATCGTGAAGGTGAATTACACCGGTAGCCCAGAAACGTTCAGGGAGGTTGTTGAGGGATGTCCTGTCCCGGTGGTGATCGCCGGGGGAGAGAAGGTTGAGACTGACAGGGACGTGCTCCAGATGGTGGATGGCGCGCTCAAGGCAGGAGCGGCAGGCGTCTCCATAGGGAGGAACGCATTCCAGCACACGGACCCGATCAGGGTGGTCCAGGCCATTTGCAGGATGACGCACGACAGGTGGGATATGCAGCGTGCGCTGGAATTTCTAAAGAAATAAAATGCGCAACGTTTACCACAGATGAGCACAGATAAAGGAACTTTTTAAAAAGCAGGAACAGGATACACGCAGATTCACGCAGATACCGGATGCGAAGTTCTAAACGAAAAACAATCAACGAGAAACCGTAGTTCACATCTGTGTTCATCCGTGTGTATCTGTGTATATCTGTGGTTAAAATGTAAAGGTTGTTATGAAAAAGATCTGGGTCAAGGCGATACCGTGGGATACATCGATCGTCACCATGGCGCTTGAGAGCGGCGCCGATGCGGTGGTGGTCGAGGAGGGGAAGACCGCTCACGTCAGGAAACTTGGGAAGATCAAAACGGTCGCCCCGGACGGCGACTTCAGAATGGGAGAAGATGTGGTTGAACTGGAAATCAACAGCAAGGCCGACGAGGAGAATGCGCTGCGCCTGAGCAGAAACAAAACTGTGGTAGTCCGCTGCCGGGATTGGAAAATCATCCCCCTGGAAAACCTTGTTGCGCAGACGAGCGGGTTGTTTGCGGCAGTGGGAAGTTGTGAAGAGGCCAGAACGGCGTTACGGATACTCGAGAAGGGCGTTGCGGGCGTGGTGCTTGATACCAGAGACATCGCTGAAATAAGGAAAACAATTGATGCAGTCACGCAGTCCTCTGAGCGGGTGAAGCTGTGTACTGCGCGGGTCACGCAGGTCAGGCAGTTGGGAATGGGAGATCGCGTGTGCATCGATACATGCACCAGCATGACCATGGGTGAGGGGATGCTCGTCGGTAATTCAAGCGCCGCGCTCTTCCTCGTACACGCGGAGAGCGTGGAAAATCCCTATGTCGCGCCACGCCCATTCAGGGTGAACGCGGGTGGAATCCATGCCTACACGCTGCTCGCGGGGGGGAAGACGAAGTACCTCTCTGAATTGAAGACAGGGGACGAGGCGCTCATCGTCAGGCACGAAGGCGCCACGCACCCTGCGATA comes from Candidatus Auribacterota bacterium and encodes:
- a CDS encoding 2-amino-3,7-dideoxy-D-threo-hept-6-ulosonate synthase translates to MIGKAIRLERIINRKSRRTVIVPMDHGMTMGPIPGITDIKATIDKVVDGGANAIILHKGMVEAGHRGGGKDVGLIIHLSASTSLSPYPNTKVLVCTVEEALFLGADAVSIHLNLGDVMDTAMIRDAGEVSKACRRWGMPLVAMMYTRGEKIKNQFDVKYVKHAARVGAELGADIVKVNYTGSPETFREVVEGCPVPVVIAGGEKVETDRDVLQMVDGALKAGAAGVSIGRNAFQHTDPIRVVQAICRMTHDRWDMQRALEFLKK
- a CDS encoding 3-dehydroquinate synthase II yields the protein MKKIWVKAIPWDTSIVTMALESGADAVVVEEGKTAHVRKLGKIKTVAPDGDFRMGEDVVELEINSKADEENALRLSRNKTVVVRCRDWKIIPLENLVAQTSGLFAAVGSCEEARTALRILEKGVAGVVLDTRDIAEIRKTIDAVTQSSERVKLCTARVTQVRQLGMGDRVCIDTCTSMTMGEGMLVGNSSAALFLVHAESVENPYVAPRPFRVNAGGIHAYTLLAGGKTKYLSELKTGDEALIVRHEGATHPAIVGRVKIEKRPMLLVEAEAGGKTVSLILQNAETIRLVRPDGTPVSVVELEKGSEVLACLEEAGRHFGVKVEETITEK